The Scyliorhinus canicula chromosome 13, sScyCan1.1, whole genome shotgun sequence genome contains a region encoding:
- the LOC119976664 gene encoding zinc finger protein 271-like: MDEQQFKCEASTEACMTFPGLLILQRIDISGEKLFRCEVCEMTFTDSSKLQIHQSIHTGAKPFTCKVCNKSFGQSANLRVHQRIHTRVKTFTCKVCHKSFSDASNLRTHQRIHTGEKPFTCEVCNKSFAETETLHVHQRIHTREKPFVSEVCDKSFSDSSNLRTHQHIPVREKPFKCQACNKSFSDSSKLLLHQMVHTGEKPFTCVVCKKSFSRSQNLRVHQRIHTGERPFRCEVCDKSFSRSDNLRAHQSIHTGKRPFKCEMCDKGFTQLSKLLIHQGMHTGEKPFTCEVCDKSFLRSSSLRVHQSIHTGERPFTCEVCDKSFSQSTDLRVHHRIHTGEKPFTCKVCDKSFMRSSDFCRHQRIHTGEKRFMCVVCDKSFLQSTDLRTHQRIHTGEKPFTCEVCDKSFTWSSDFCKHQRIHTNDRPFKCDVCDKLFSDSLHLCPHQRKGLTKSHSDSKC, encoded by the coding sequence ATGGATGAGCAACAATTCAAGTGTGAGGCATCTACTGAAGCTTGTATGACTTTTCCGGGCCTTCTGATACTTCAGAGGATTGACATcagtggggagaaactgttcaggtgtgaggtgtgtgagaTGACTTTCACCGATTCCTCCAAACTCCAAATCCATCAGAGCATTCATACAGGAGCGAAACCATTCACATGTAAAGTGTGCAACAAATCATTTGGGCAGTCAGCGAACCTCCGTGTACACCAACGTATTCACACCAGGGTGAAAACGTTCACGTGTAAGGTCTGTCACAAATCATTCTCTGACGCCTCAAACCTTCGCACTCACCAAcgtattcacacaggggagaaaccattcacgtgtGAAGTGTGCAATAAATCATTTGCGGAGACAGAGACTCTCCATGTACACCAACGTATTCACACCAGGGAGAAACCATTTGTGTCAGAGgtctgtgacaaatcattctctgaCTCCTCGAACCTCCGCACACATCAACACATTCCCGTGCgggagaaaccattcaagtgTCAGGCGTGTAACAAATCATTCTCCGATTCATCAAAACTCCTGCTGCATCAGATGgtccacacaggggagaaaccgttcacatGTGTGGTGTGTAAAAAATCATTCTCACGGTCCCAGAACCTCCGTGTGcaccaacgtattcacactggggagagaccgttcagatgtgaggtgtgtgacaaatcattctcacgaTCTGATAACCTCCGTGCACATCAAAgcattcacactgggaagagaccgTTCAAGTGTGAGATGTGTGATAAAGGCTTCACACAGTTATCTAAGCTCCTGATCCACCAGGGGATGCACACAGGAGAGAAGCCATTCacatgtgaggtgtgtgacaaatcattcttgcGGTCATCAAGCCTCCGTGTACACCAaagcattcacacaggggagagaccattcacgtgTGAAGTGTGCgacaaatcattctcacagtCAACTGACCTCCGTGTACACCATCgcattcacacaggagagaaaccattcacgtgcaaggtgtgtgacaaatcattcatgCGGTCATCAGACTTCTGCagacaccaacgcattcacacaggggagaaacgattcatgtgtgtggtgtgcgaCAAATCATTCTTACAGTCAACGGATCTCCGCacacaccaacgcattcacactggggagaaaccattcacatgcGAGGTGTGCGACAAATCATTCACGTGGTCATCAGACTTCTGCaaacaccaacgcattcacacaaATGACAGACCATTCAAGTGCGATGTGTGTGACAAATTATTCTCTGATTCATTGCACCTCTGCCCACACCAACGCAAAGGTTTGACGAAGAGCCattcggactcgaaatgttag